In Xiphophorus maculatus strain JP 163 A chromosome 15, X_maculatus-5.0-male, whole genome shotgun sequence, the following are encoded in one genomic region:
- the LOC102233196 gene encoding gap junction Cx32.7 protein-like, whose amino-acid sequence MGEWDLLGRLLEKVQSHSTVIGKVWLMVLFIFRIMVLQTAAEKVWGDEQSDFICNTQQPGCENVCYDVAFPISHVRFWVLQIIALATPKLLYLGHVLHVIHIEKKMKERMKNQAELDDKVSLFLRRTFKVPKYTKSSGKISIRGRLLRSYVLHLIAKIVLEALFIVGQYFLYGFTLEPRYVCSRSPCPHKVDCFLSRPTEKSVIIWFMLVAAVVSLALSVAELLYLLVKAVKECAARRQDYTVTPVTPPRSKKKVFQKQSEMIQNCVNLDLELQGRKSGMNGTVGAVDMATESSIGEVHI is encoded by the exons ATGGGAGAGTGGGACCTACTGGGCCGGCTGCTGGAGAAAGTGCAGAGCCACTCCACCGTGATCGGGAAAGTCTGGCTCatggttctgtttattttccGGATCATGGTCCTGCAAACCGCCGCTGAAAAG GTTTGGGGCGACGAACAGTCCGACTTCATCTGTAACACTCAGCAGCCGGGATGCGAGAACGTCTGCTACGACGTCGCCTTTCCCATCTCTCACGTCCGCTTCTGGGTCCTTCAGATCATCGCCTTGGCAACCCCAAAGCTGCTGTACCTCGGCCATGTCCTCCATGTGATTCACATTGAAAAGAAG ATGAAGGAAAGGATGAAGAACCAGGCAGAGCTGGACGACAAAGTGAGTCTCTTCCTCAGGAGGACCTTCAAGGTTCccaaatacacaaaaagcaGTGGGAAGATCAGCATCCGTGGTCGCCTCCTCCGCAGTTATGTCCTGCATCTCATTGCCAAGATTGTTCTGGAAGCCCTGTTCATTGTGGGTCAGTACTTTCTGTATGGTTTCACCCTTGAGCCCCGGTACGTGTGCTCCCGCTCCCCATGCCCTCACAAGGTGGACTGCTTCCTGTCCCGACCGACCGAGAAATCCGTCATCATCTGGTTCATGCTGGTGGCGGCCGTGGTCTCGCTCGCCCTCAGCGTCGCCGAGCTGCTCTACCTGCTCGTGAAGGCGGTGAAGGAATGCGCGGCCAGACGGCAGGACTACACCGTCACCCCGGTGACGCCCCCGAGGTCGAAGAAGAAAGTTTTTCAGAAGCAAAGCGAGATGATCCAGAATTGTGTCAACCTGGATTTGGAGCTGCAGGGGAGGAAATCAGGGATGAACGGGACGGTAGGCGCTGTAGACATGGCGACGGAGAGCAGCATTGGGGAGGTCCACATCTGA
- the LOC102232410 gene encoding gap junction Cx32.2 protein-like, whose amino-acid sequence MGDWGILSTLLEQVQSHSTVIGKIWMSILFLFRIMVLGAGAENVWGDEQSDFICNTQQPGCENVCYDSTFPISHIRFWVLQILFVSTPTLIYLGHAMHVIQQEKKLREALASPDGPRKFKQPKYSDEKGHVKIKGNLLGSYLTQLIFKIIIEAGFIVGQYYLYGFVMVPMFPCQKKPCPFTVECYMSRPTEKTIFIIFMLVVACVSLLLNVIELVYLMATRCRCKSRTQRVTSAEHPASLSGTRWPTTEDTMRQNKVNMELENHSVGGSLDGAKEEKRLLSGH is encoded by the coding sequence ATGGGAGACTGGGGGATTTTGTCCACCTTGCTGGAGCAAGTCCAGTCCCACTCCACTGTGATCGGGAAGATCTGGATGAGCATCCTCTTCCTGTTCCGGATCATGGTGCTGGGAGCGGGCGCCGAGAACGTCTGGGGCGACGAGCAGTCGGACTTCATCTGCAACACCCAGCAGCCCGGTTGTGAGAACGTCTGCTACGACTCGACCTTCCCCATTTCGCACATTCGCTTCTGGGTCCTGCAGATCCTCTTCGTGTCCACGCCGACGCTCATCTACCTGGGCCACGCCATGCACGTCATCCAGCAGGAGAAGAAGCTGAGGGAGGCGCTGGCGAGTCCGGACGGGCCACGGAAATTCAAGCAGCCCAAATACAGCGACGAGAAGGGACACGTAAAGATCAAGGGGAACCTGCTGGGCAGCTACCTGACCCAGCTCATCTTCAAGATCATCATCGAGGCCGGCTTCATTGTGGGACAGTACTACCTGTACGGCTTCGTCATGGTCCCCATGTTCCCCTGCCAGAAGAAGCCGTGTCCCTTCACCGTGGAGTGTTACATGTCCCGGCCCACCGAGAAGaccatcttcatcatcttcatgcTGGTGGTGGCCTGCGTCTCCCTCCTCCTAAACGTCATTGAGTTGGTCTACCTGATGGCCACAAGGTGTAGGTGCAAGAGCCGCACCCAAAGGGTCACGTCGGCGGAGCACCCCGCCAGCCTCTCGGGCACCAGGTGGCCGACGACGGAGGACACGATGAGGCAGAACAAGGTGAACATGGAGCTGGAGAACCACAGCGTGGGAGGCAGCCTGGACGGAGCCAAAGAGGAGAAACGGCTCCTGAGCGGACATTAG
- the hsdl1 gene encoding inactive hydroxysteroid dehydrogenase-like protein 1, with the protein MAAAVDSFHLLYREISRSCTSHFEALALIGALYAASRAVVLLRDCCTVARVHFLPRMMPSGRLTQRYGDWAVIYGAAEPVAGAYAEELARSGISIIFITQDGSSVRNAASFLSQTYGVETAVVTADFSLGQAAAKPVTEALRGKDIGFLVNCMDETSASPRSLIEIPEQGVLDRVNRNVGATTLMARLVLPGMVERSRGAVVNISSGACCRPRHGRVTLSAFTGYLDNFSRALHFEYSDKGIFIQSLIPFQISSSSSAEGWFVPSPEVYARHAVSTLGVSNRTTGYWPHTLQYGLMKCIPEWIWILGSRVLLS; encoded by the exons ATGGCGGCGGCCGTGGACAGCTTTCACCTTTTGTACAGAGAAATTTCTCGGTCTTGCACCTCGCACTTCGAGGCTCTGGCCCTGATCGGAGCTCTGTACGCGGCCAGCAGAGCAGTTGTCCTGTTGAGGGACTGCTGCACGGTGGCTAGGGTCCATTTCCTGCCGCGGATGATGCCCAGCGGGAGGCTGACCCAGAGATACGGGGACTGGGCTGTTATTTATG GTGCAGCTGAGCCTGTAGCCGGTGCTTATGCAGAGGAGCTGGCTCGAAGCGGCATCAGCATCATCTTCATCACGCAGGACGGCTCCTCTGTAAGAAACGCTGCTTCCTTCCTCTCCCAAACCTACGGGGTGGAGACCGCCGTCGTCACCGCCGACTTCTCTCTGGGCCAAGCGGCGGCCAAACCTGTCACAGAGGCCTTGCGGGGTAAAGACATCGGCTTCCTGGTGAACTGTATGGACGAAACGTCGGCTTCGCCCCGGAGCCTGATTGAAATTCCCGAGCAGGGCGTGTTGGATCGGGTGAACAGGAACGTCGGCGCCACCACTCTGATGGCGCGACTGGTGCTGCCGGGGATGGTGGAGCGCAGCAGGGGGGCGGTGGTCAACATATCCTCAGGCGCCTGCTGCAGACCCCGACATGGCAGAGTGACGCTCTCCGCCTTCACT GGATACCTGGATAATTTCTCAAGAGCTCTTCACTTTGAGTACAGCGACAAAGGGATCTTCATTCAAAGTCTGATTCCTTTCCAG atatcttcatcatcctcagcaGAGGGATGGTTTGTTCCGAGCCCGGAGGTTTACGCTCGTCATGCCGTTTCCACGCTGGGCGTCTCCAACAGAACCACGGGTTACTGGCCTCATACACTCCAG TACGGACTCATGAAGTGCATTCCTGAGTGGATCTGGATCCTCGGGTCGCGGGTTTTACTCAGCTAA
- the LOC102232675 gene encoding gap junction Cx32.2 protein-like yields the protein MGEWGFLSTLLHKVQTHSTVVGKVWLSVLFIFRIMVLGAGAEKVWGDEQSKMVCNTKQPGCKNVCYDHAFPISHIRFWVLQIIFVSTPTLVYLGHVIHVNHKEKKLREYMEAHPSRGIVKGPKYSDEKGKVQLKGNLLGNYMTSIFFRILLEIGFIVGQYYLYGFIMEPQIVCSRAPCPFTVECFMSRPTEKTIFIIFMLVMSCVSVVLNVVEIFYLACTRSSRRKSKSVQTTAIAIHPRFTTDSMMKNEKLGLHDSSTA from the exons ATGGGAGAGTGGGGATTCCTGTCCACTCTGCTTCATAAGGTGCAGACCCACTCCACTGTGGTGGGAAAAGTCTGGCTTAGCGTGCTTTTCATCTTCAGGATCATGGTGCTTGGAGCGGGAGCCGAGAAG GTTTGGGGTGATGAACAGTCCAAAATGGTTTGCAACACCAAGCAACCTGGTTGTAAGAACGTCTGCTACGACCACGCCTTCCCCATCTCGCACATTCGGTTCTGGGTTCTCCAGATCATCTTCGTCTCCACGCCAACCCTGGTCTACCTCGGCCACGTCATCCATGTCAAccacaaagagaaaaagctgAGAGAATACATGGAAGCCCACCCCAGCCGGGGGATTGTGAAGGGGCCAAAGTACTCTGACGAAAAGGGGAAAGTCCAGCTCAAGGGCAACCTGCTGGGAAACTACATGACCTCCATCTTCTTCAGAATCCTCCTGGAGATAGGCTTCATAGTGGGGCAGTATTACCTGTACGGGTTCATCATGGAGCCGCAGATCGTCTGCTCCCGGGCGCCATGTCCCTTCACCGTCGAGTGCTTCATGTCTCGGCCCACGGAGAAAaccatcttcatcatcttcatgcTGGTCATGTCCTGCGTCTCGGTGGTGCTCAACGTGGTGGAGATCTTCTACCTGGCGTGCACCAGGTCGTCCAGGCGGAAGTCCAAATCGGTGCAGACAACGGCCATCGCCATCCACCCGCGTTTCACCACCGACAGCATGATGAAGAACGAGAAGCTCGGCCTCCATGACTCCAGCACGGCTTGA